The following nucleotide sequence is from Pandoraea thiooxydans.
GGCTCTCGCCGCTGTTCGTCAAGGAGAACTTCAAGGTCATCAAGCAGATCAACGAGCTCGGCACCACGGTGCTGCTCGTCGAACAGAACGCTCACCAGACGCTGGCGATTTCGCACTACGGCTACGTGTTGTCGCAAGGGCGCGTGGTGGCCTGCGGCACGGCGCAGCAGTTGACCGAAAATAACGAAGTGCGCGCGGCCTACTTCGCCTGAGCGCGCGGGCATGGGAAAAACCATATGACTGACATGCTGGCATTGAGCGTACGCGAACTCGCGCGTCGGGTAGCACAACACGCTTTGAGCGCCGAGGCGATCGTGCGCGCGTATCTCCAACAGATCGAGGCGCAAGAGCCCGTGTTGCACGCTTGGCAATATGTCGACGCGGCGCTGGCGCTCGCGCAGGCCCGCCGCATCGACGCGGCGGGTGCTGGCGGGCTGCTTGCCGGCGTGCCGGTCGCCGTCAAGGACATGATGGACACCGCCGATATGCCAAGCGGTTACGGCTCGCCGATCTACGCGGCACACCGGCCCGTGACCGATGCGGCGGCGGTGGCCGCGGTGCGCGCCGCGGGCGGGATCGTGCTGGGCAAGACGGTAACGACCGAATTCGCGACCTTCCAGCCCGGGCCGACCGTCAACCCTCGCTCGCCCGATCTGAGCGCACCGCACACGCCAGGCGGTTCGTCGAGCGGCTCGGCCGCCGCCGTGGCAGCCCGCATGGCGGCGGTCGCGTTCGGCACCCAGACTGCGGCGTCGATCGTGCGCCCGGCCTCGTTCTGCGGCATCGTCGGCTACAAGCCGACCTTCGGCACGCTGTCAAGCGCCGGGGTCAAACCGCTGGCACCGAGCCTCGATACGCTCGGCGTGCTGACCCGGCGCGTCGATGACGCGGCTTTTTTCGTGGGGGTTCTCGCGCAGCGCGAGTTCGCCATTGAAACAGCCAGCACGCTGCGCGTCGGCATCTGCCCGACGCCATACTGGGATGCCGCGACGCCGGCCAGCCGGCAGACGCTGATCGATGCGGCGGGTTTGCTCGAGACAACCGGCGCCAAGATCGCCGACGCGGTGCTGCCGCACGCTTGCGACGATCTTGCCGAGGTGCAAGCCGCGATCATGGGCTACGAAGCATCGCTGGCCTATACGCCCGAGTGCCGCACGCACCTGAGCGATCTGAGCCAGCCGTTTCGCGAAGTGCTGGCCGCAGGCGCGGCGCTGGGCGGTGCGCGCTACGCGGCCTTGCAACGCCAGGCCGAGCAGGGTCGCCATGCGCTCGCGGCGCTGTTCGACCGGTTCGACGTGCTGCTGGCGCCGAGCGCGGCCGGCGAAGCGCCGGCGGGGCTGGCTTCCACCGGGGATCCGCTGTTCAGCCGCATGTGGACCCTGCTTGGCAACCCTTGCGTGAACGTGCCGGTCGGTCACGGCCCCGCCGGGCTGCCGATCGGCGTAACCGTGATTGGCCCGCGCTGGCGCGACGAGGCCGCGTTATCGGCCGCCGCGCGGCTCGAACAGGCCCTGGGCGCGGGCTGATGTGCCGCGCCCCGATTCCCTCAATTCAATAAACACAATCTCAGGCAATCACGATATGAGCAGTACCGACGTCAGTCACATAGCGGCCGATGCAGCGGCGCACGCACAGGATGCCGTCGCCAGCGGTCGCCTCAACGAAGCCATCGAAGCGTTGGCCGCGTTCGGCGGACGCAGCGACGGCGGTGTCTCCCGCGAAACATTGACCCCGCTGGATTTGCAGGCGCGACGCCATTTGATCGAGCGCGCCCGCGCGCTCGGCTGCGAGGTTCGTGTCGACGCGTGCGGTAATTTGTTTTTTCGGCGCGCAGGGCAGCAAGCGGACTTGCCGCCGGTGCTCACCGGCAGCCATATCGACACCCAACCGGTGGGCGGCAAACTCGATGGCGCCTACGGCGTGATCGCGGGGCTCGAGGTTATCCAGGCGTTGAACGATGCCTCCGTCGCCACCCGGCGTCCGGTCGAGGTGGTGGTTTGGACCAATGAGGAGGGGGCGCGCTTCGGACCCGGGGCCATGGGCTCGAGCGCATTCGCCAAGCCCGAGCGCCTGACCGGTTATCGTACCTCGCGCGACGCCGCAGGCGTCACCTTCGGCGCTGCGCTCGACGCCGCGCTGGCACAGGTCGGCGATGTCAACAGTTGCCCGCTCGGCCACCCGGTCCACGCATGCGTCGAATTGCACATCGAGCAGGGGCCTGTGCTCGAGGCGGCCAATGTCCCGCTGGGCGTCGTGACCGGCATCCAGGGCGTGCGGTGGTTCAGCGTCAAGATCTTGGGGGCTGCTGCGCACGCGGGCACGACGCCCATGGAGGTACGGCGCGACGCGATGCGCGCGGCAATGGCGCTGGCCAATCGGTTGTACGCATGCGCCGATGCGGCGCGCGCTCAAGGGTTGCGCATGACGCTCGGCCGGTGGCGGGTCGACCCGAATTCGATCAATACGATTGCCGGCGACGTGGAATTCACGGTCGACGCGCGCTGCGTCGACGAAGCGGTGCTGGCCGGCTTCGAAGCCTCGCTAAGGGATGCCGTGACCAATCTCGATGCGTCCGACGGCTATGCCGCCCAGGTGCAGAGCCTGTTTGCACGCGGCATGACGCGCTTCCCACCGGAGATGGCCGCCCTCATCGAACGCGGCTGCGCCCGTGCGGCCGCCAATGCGGGCGAGCAAGCGCCGATAAGGCTCACATCCGGCGCCTTCCACGACGCAATGTACGTCGCGGACGTATGTCCGACCGCGATGATTTTTGTGCCGAGCCGCGCGGGCATCAGTCATAATGCTGCCGAGTATACGGAGCCCCGCCAGCTTTATCTGGGCGCAAAGGCACTGGCCTATGCCGTGACCGAACTGGCTTGCCGGTAACCTCTCGAGCCAGTCCCATCATGAAAACAT
It contains:
- a CDS encoding amidase → MTDMLALSVRELARRVAQHALSAEAIVRAYLQQIEAQEPVLHAWQYVDAALALAQARRIDAAGAGGLLAGVPVAVKDMMDTADMPSGYGSPIYAAHRPVTDAAAVAAVRAAGGIVLGKTVTTEFATFQPGPTVNPRSPDLSAPHTPGGSSSGSAAAVAARMAAVAFGTQTAASIVRPASFCGIVGYKPTFGTLSSAGVKPLAPSLDTLGVLTRRVDDAAFFVGVLAQREFAIETASTLRVGICPTPYWDAATPASRQTLIDAAGLLETTGAKIADAVLPHACDDLAEVQAAIMGYEASLAYTPECRTHLSDLSQPFREVLAAGAALGGARYAALQRQAEQGRHALAALFDRFDVLLAPSAAGEAPAGLASTGDPLFSRMWTLLGNPCVNVPVGHGPAGLPIGVTVIGPRWRDEAALSAAARLEQALGAG
- a CDS encoding M20 family metallo-hydrolase; protein product: MSSTDVSHIAADAAAHAQDAVASGRLNEAIEALAAFGGRSDGGVSRETLTPLDLQARRHLIERARALGCEVRVDACGNLFFRRAGQQADLPPVLTGSHIDTQPVGGKLDGAYGVIAGLEVIQALNDASVATRRPVEVVVWTNEEGARFGPGAMGSSAFAKPERLTGYRTSRDAAGVTFGAALDAALAQVGDVNSCPLGHPVHACVELHIEQGPVLEAANVPLGVVTGIQGVRWFSVKILGAAAHAGTTPMEVRRDAMRAAMALANRLYACADAARAQGLRMTLGRWRVDPNSINTIAGDVEFTVDARCVDEAVLAGFEASLRDAVTNLDASDGYAAQVQSLFARGMTRFPPEMAALIERGCARAAANAGEQAPIRLTSGAFHDAMYVADVCPTAMIFVPSRAGISHNAAEYTEPRQLYLGAKALAYAVTELACR